The genomic stretch CGCCCAGCAGGAGCAGATTGCCCGCCTCCGCGCGGCCATCGACAAGGTCAACGCCGACCAGTTCCGCAACTACTCGACGCTGAAGACCCAGGTCGACCAGCTCCAGGGCCGCGTCCCGAACTCGATCCCCTCGCGGTAGCCCAGCCTCCGTCCCGGCCATGATCTCCCTTGTCGAGCTGCAGCGCCTCTTCCACGAGTGGCGGCAGCGGATCAAGCGGGTCCAGGCGATCATGCAGCCCCCCGTCTGGAGCGAGGAGGAATGGCGTCAATTCGCCCAGGCCCTCACCCTCCTCCTCCAGCAGCACGGCACCGCGTGGGCCAACGGGGAGGTCCAGTATTGGGACCTCCGCTGGCAGCTGCGCGAGGGCGGGGAACTCATCTGCCAGGCGGAGCAGCACGGCGCGGAGCGGCTCTCCCTCGTCGTCGCCCAGACGGGGGGCTTCGCCGCCGAGGCGCAGAGCGGGAGCTACACCTGGCTCTGGGCGGAGTTCGGCGCGGACGGCCACTTCAGCCGCGATCCCTACTGGGTCGACGGCAGCTGGAAGGACGCCCTCATCTCCCTTCTGCTGCCCTACCAATACCGGGCCAATTTCTACATCGAGGCCCCCGCCGAGACGCCCCAGCACTTGCTCCTCGGCCACGGCACCCCCGAAGAGCCGCCTCCCGCCCATTAATTTTCTTTTCAGCCCCCGTTCGATGGCGAATATCGGGGCATGAGTTCCAAGAAAGTCATCTCCTCGCCCGACGCCCCCCAGGCCGTCGGCCCGTACTCCCAGGGCATCCGCACCGGGGACTTCGTCTTCCTCGCCGGCCAGATCCCCACGATCCCGGCCACCGGCCAGTTCCCCGAGGGGATCGCCGCGCAGACGGAGCAGGTCATCGCCAATATCAAGGCCCTCCTCGCCGCCGAAGGCCTCACCCTCGCGAACGTCGTGAAGGCGAGCGTCTTCATGGCCGACCTCGCCGAATTCGGCGCGATGAACGAAGTCTACGCGAAGCACTTCGCCTCCGAGCCCCCGGCCCGCTCGACCTTCCAGGTCGCCGCGCTGCCGAAGGCCGCCCGCGTCGAAATCGAAGTCATCGCCCGCGCCTAGGCTTATGTCCGTCGATCCCAACGCGGCAATCAACGCCGAGCTCGTCCAGGCGAAGGTCCTCGAGGCCTTCCGCCAGACGGGGGCGTTGCTCGACGGCCATTTTCTCCTTCGCTCCGGCCTCCACAGCCGCCAGTTCTTCCAGTGCGCTCACCTCCTGCAGCATGCGGAGCTGGCCTCCGATCTCTGCGGCGACCTCGCCGCGAAGGTGAAGGCGCTCGACCTGGCTTTCGACGCCGTCGTCTCCCCGGCGATGGGCGGCATCCTCGTCGGGCAGGACGTGGCGCGCCACCTGCGGACGCGCCACATCTTCGCCGAGAAGGCCGAGGGGAAGCTCGTCATCCGCCGCTTCGCGATCACCCCCGGCCAGCGTTTCCTCGTCGCCGAGGACGTGGTCACGACGGGAAGCGCGGTCCGCGAGACCATCGCCCGCGTCACCGAGGCGGGCGGCGTCATCGCCGGGATCTGCTGCATCGTCGAGCGGGGAGAGAAGGTCGACTTCGGCGTTCCCTTCGTCAGCCTGCTCCGTCTCCAGGTGGAGACATTCGCGGCCGACGCGATCCCGGAAGACCTGCGCGGTGTGCCTGCCGTAAAGCCGGGTAGCGGGAAGTAGGAACGCGTTCCCGCTTCCATCGAGCCGTCTCCCAATAGGAGTCTAGGCGTATTGGTGCCGCTACCCCTTCAGTACGTACCCTCGGGCGTACCGGAACCATCCGATTTTAATCCAGTT from Verrucomicrobium sp. GAS474 encodes the following:
- a CDS encoding Rid family detoxifying hydrolase; protein product: MSSKKVISSPDAPQAVGPYSQGIRTGDFVFLAGQIPTIPATGQFPEGIAAQTEQVIANIKALLAAEGLTLANVVKASVFMADLAEFGAMNEVYAKHFASEPPARSTFQVAALPKAARVEIEVIARA
- the pyrE gene encoding orotate phosphoribosyltransferase codes for the protein MSVDPNAAINAELVQAKVLEAFRQTGALLDGHFLLRSGLHSRQFFQCAHLLQHAELASDLCGDLAAKVKALDLAFDAVVSPAMGGILVGQDVARHLRTRHIFAEKAEGKLVIRRFAITPGQRFLVAEDVVTTGSAVRETIARVTEAGGVIAGICCIVERGEKVDFGVPFVSLLRLQVETFAADAIPEDLRGVPAVKPGSGK